A window of Brassica napus cultivar Da-Ae unplaced genomic scaffold, Da-Ae ScsIHWf_741;HRSCAF=1074, whole genome shotgun sequence contains these coding sequences:
- the LOC125605306 gene encoding uncharacterized protein LOC125605306: MEVVHSDPAHDPETRYDPRCCSCFPSFRSRSSTALGYSSWGRIRTADDNNNHGPDEPRWWKRAALKVREWSEIAAGPRWKTFIRRFNRDPRRGRDWDAGEKFQYDPLSYALNFDDDDEDEYVGLGGFRSFSTRYAAVPVQSGKAPAVSPSALTPRKEITES, translated from the coding sequence ATGGAGGTAGTTCATTCTGACCCGGCCCATGATCCGGAAACCCGATACGATCCACGCTGCTGCTCCTGCTTCCCCAGCTTCCGGTCGAGAAGCTCAACCGCCCTCGGATACTCCTCCTGGGGACGAATCCGCACCGCCGACGATAACAACAATCACGGCCCCGACGAGCCGCGGTGGTGGAAACGCGCGGCTCTGAAGGTCCGAGAGTGGTCGGAGATCGCGGCCGGTCCGCGGTGGAAGACGTTCATCCGGCGGTTCAACCGCGATCCGCGGCGGGGACGCGACTGGGACGCGGGGGAGAAGTTTCAGTACGATCCGTTGAGCTACGCTCTGAACttcgacgacgacgacgaggaCGAGTACGTCGGGTTGGGAGGATTCAGAAGCTTCTCGACGCGATACGCTGCCGTTCCGGTGCAGTCAGGGAAGGCTCCGGCGGTTTCTCCGTCTGCGTTGACGCCGCGTAAGGAGATAACGGAGAGTTAG
- the LOC106415576 gene encoding putative F-box protein At5g62060 — protein MKSQEKKNSLSPKRQHDSQISTIEKNSDVIYIPFDLTEEILSKLPVKSLARFQCVSKLWSSLITNSIMSWALAKPRLLVIFDRRMFASSVISLSSYPLSTYEESVPAEQDGHALVSIESEIPASFMDGFFGYDPVENQYKVFCMIRARASQTFEESYKVFTLGDPKKQWRIIQGFETFLSPTMTTRVCINGKIYFRASVGRYGNIPKPNDSQNMLLSFDVRSERFYHAELPDQSRSLTLVNYKGMFDLGKIMPRNKNGVRLYCSCLLLY, from the exons ATGAAGagccaagagaagaagaacTCACTATCTCCAAAACGACAACATGACAGCCAGATCTCCACCATAGAAAAGAATTCAGACGTTATCTACATCCCTTTCGATCTAACCGAGGAGATACTCTCGAAACTCCCGGTGAAGTCACTTGCGAGGTTCCAATGTGTATCGAAGCTATGGTCATCTCTTATCACCAACTCCATCATGAGTTGGGCTTTGGCTAAGCCACGTCTACTAGTCATCTTCGACCGTCGGATGTTTGCATCTTCGGTTATATCTCTTTCTAGTTACCCTCTAAGCACATACGAAGAATCAGTACCCGCGGAACAAGACGGTCACGCATTAGTCAGT ATCGAATCAGAGATACCCGCAAGCTTTATGGACGGATTCTTCGGTTATGATCCCGTTGAGAATCAATACAAAGTGTTTTGCATGATTAGAGCTCGAGCGTCACAAACCTTTGAAGAGTCGTATAAAGTTTTCACATTGGGAGATCCAAAGAAACAGTGGAGGATTATTCAAGGCTTTGAAACATTCTTATCTCCAACAATGACCACTAGGGTATGCATCAACGGAAAAATCTACTTCAGAGCTAGTGTAGGAAGGTATGGTAACATTCCAAAACCTAATGATTCTCAGAATATGTTGTTGAGCTTCGACGTTAGGTCAGAGAGATTTTATCACGCAGAGCTACCGGATCAGTCTAGGAGTTTGACTTTGGTAAACTACAAAGGGATGTTTGATCTCGGGAAGATCATGCCGAGAAACAAGAATGGTGTAAGATTGTATTGTTCATGTCTTCTCCTATATTAA
- the LOC106425975 gene encoding bidirectional sugar transporter SWEET5-like, producing MTDIKTARTIVGAIGNVIAFGLYSAPIPTMVKICKMKSVAEFKPDPYIATVINCMMWAFYGLPFVTPDNILVITNNGVGLAMELVYVIIFFTFATSPVRKKITIAIVIEVLFMAVVVFCTLYFLHTTKQRSMLVGILCIIFNVIMYAAPLTAMAQVIKTKSVKYMPFSLSLANFMNGAIWIVYSCLKFDLYILIPNVLGCLSGTIQLILYAIYYKTTNWKDDDEDNENSNSNAEIEHSQA from the exons ATGACGGACATCAAAACTGCTCGGACGATCGTCGGAGCCATCG GAAACGTGATCGCCTTCGGCTTGTACTCCGCTCCAAT ACCAACGATGGTGAAGATATGTAAGATGAAATCGGTGGCAGAGTTTAAGCCAGATCCATATATAGCTACAGTTATAAACTGCATGATGTGGGCCTTTTACGGACTTCCTTTTGTTACACCTGATAATATCCTCGTCATCACCAATAATGGAGTTGGTCTTGCCATGGAACTCGTGTatgtcatcatcttcttcacctTTGCTACCTCGCCTGTCCGC AAAAAGATCACAATAGCTATCGTGATTGAGGTGCTATTCATGGCTGTGGTGGTCTTCTGCACATTGTATTTTTTGCATACAACAAAACAGAGATCTATGCTTGTTGGGATCTTATGCATTATTTTCAATGTTATCATGTATGCGGCTCCTTTAACCGCCATG GCACAAGTGATAAAGACAAAGAGCGTGAAGTACATGCCGTTCTCCCTGTCTTTAGCCAACTTCATGAACGGAGCCATTTGGATCGTTTATTCATGTCTTAAATTTGACCTCTATATTTTG ATCCCAAATGTTCTTGGATGCCTATCAGGAACAATACAATTAATATTATACGCAATTTACTATAAAACAACTAACTGGAAAGACGATGATGAAGATAACGAAAATAGCAATTCAAATGCTGAAATCGAGCATTCCCAAGCTTGA
- the LOC106425983 gene encoding bidirectional sugar transporter SWEET5: protein MTDTNTARTIVGIIGNVIAFGLFSAPIPTMVKICKMKSVSEFKPDPYVATVLNCMMWTFYGLPFVQPDSLLVITINGAGLVMELVYVVIFFIFATSPVRKRITIAMVIEVIFMAVVVFCTLYFLHTTKQRSMLVGILCIIFNIIMYASPLTVMALVIKTKSVKYMPFFLSLANFMNGAIWIVYACLKFDLYILIPNALGCLSGTIQFILYALYYKTTNWSDDDEDKEKSNLNAEIELSQA from the exons ATGACGGACACCAACACTGCCCGGACGATCGTCGGAATCATCG GAAACGTGATCGCCTTCGGCTTGTTTTCTGCTCCAAT ACCAACGATGGTGAAGATATGTAAGATGAAATCGGTATCAGAGTTTAAGCCAGATCCATACGTAGCTACAGTTTTAAACTGCATGATGTGGACCTTTTACGGACTTCCTTTTGTCCAACCTGATAGTCTCCTCGTCATCACCATTAATGGGGCTGGTCTTGTCATGGAACTCGTGTATGtcgtcatcttcttcatctttgctACCTCGCCTGTCCGC AAAAGGATCACAATAGCTATGGTGATTGAGGTGATATTCATGGCTGTGGTGGTCTTCTGCACATTGTATTTTTTGCATACAACAAAACAGAGATCTATGCTTGTTGGGATCTTATGcattattttcaatattatcATGTATGCTTCTCCTTTAACCGTCATG GCACTTGTAATAAAGACAAAGAGCGTGAAGTACATGCCGTTCTTCTTGTCATTAGCCAACTTCATGAATGGAGCTATTTGGATTGTTTATGCATGTCTAAAATTTGACCTCTATATTTTG ATCCCAAATGCTCTTGGATGCCTATCAGGAACAATACAATTTATATTATACGCACTTTACTATAAAACAACTAACTGGAGCGACGATGATGAAGATAAAGAAAAGAGCAATTTGAATGCTGAAATCGAGCTTTCCCAAGCTTGA
- the LOC106405413 gene encoding CASP-like protein 4A2 has product MKRTTSSNSEPQSYIESPLSPLRFHSPLSDAGDPPPESRYVSPEASPFKLEYPNGKFPPLPPPLPQYPPPPRYQRNARAAAPTNSSSDKSPSSMVVLNRWVREEGPQTTARKAGESAAATTANRVRRDGSVAMAALGFRVSEVVLCVISFSIMAADKTKGWSGDSYDHYKEYRYCLFVNVIAFVYSAFEVCDAACYIAKENYMLNCGFHNIFVFFMDQFLAYLLMSASSCAATRVDDWISNWGKDEFTQMATTSIAVSFVAFGAFAVSALISSYRLFTHASS; this is encoded by the exons ATGAAGCGAACCACCTCATCGAACTCAGAACCACAGAGCTACATCGAATCGCCACTCTCTCCTCTTCGATTCCACTCCCCTCTCTCAGACGCCGGAGATCCACCGCCGGAGAGCCGTTACGTCTCCCCCGAGGCTTCTCCTTTCAAACTCGAGTACCCCAACGGCAAGTTCCCGCCTCTTCCGCCGCCTCTTCCTCAGTATCCGCCGCCGCCGCGGTATCAGAGAAATGCGAGAGCAGCGGCTCCGACGAACTCTTCTTCCGATAAGTCTCCGTCGTCTATGGTGGTGCTCAACCGCTGGGTGAGAGAGGAAGGTCCGCAGACTACGGCGAGGAAGGCTGGAGAATCTGCGGCGGCTACGACGGCGAACAGAGTGAGAAGAGATGGATCGGTGGCTatggcggcgctagggtttagagtgaGTGAAGTAGTTTTGTGCGTGATATCGTTTTCGATCATGGCGGCTGATAAAACTAAAGGGTGGAGCGGTGACTCCTATGATCACTACAAAGAGTACAG GTATTGTTTGTTTGTGAACGTTATAGCATTCGTATACTCTGCATTTGAAGTTTGTGACGCTGCTTGCTACATCGCGAAAGAGAATTACATGTTAAACTGTGGATTTCATAacatcttcgtcttcttcatgGATCAA TTTCTTGCATATCTTCTGATGTCGGCTTCTTCATGTGCTGCTACTCGAGTTGATGATTGGATATCTAATTGGGGCAAAGATGAGTTTACTCAAATGGCAACCACGTCCATCGCGGTTTCTTTTGTAGCGTTTGGGGCGTTTGCGGTCAGCGCTTTGATTTCTTCTTACAGGCTATTCACTCATGCTTCCTCTTAG
- the LOC106415587 gene encoding uncharacterized protein LOC106415587, with protein sequence MPPRKRVVRTQSASASREGGDENVPPPVPPIDQDALRQMVQDAARQAAHEAVQQAVQEAARVAAQEVVRQMAEAQQVPPVQVQGQQQPPIQQVPEVDETLMQVMKQMKTVDLETFGGTVDPFQAYNWKHRLATCLQTINCPLRLCLNIAELYLRGDALVWWDGVQSMRDGDMTYEDFLIAFDKKYFPREALHQKKNAFEHLRQGTRSVREYEREFCQLRLFAGNNFDAEDLIRRFLDGMRVDLRGRCSMVTYTSLEDLVEKAVVQEACIAEEQKYSKAQPKTERTSGSPNMAGDQSGTPSCERCHRYHFGDCVMCFACGRLGHVAKYCRFTKVDGTGTGQVTAPTTLAAASKKCYGCGQPGHIFRDCPGGGRVENPLPAKRQAIAPRVFAARGNERVEPADVVLKISSG encoded by the exons ATGCCGCCGCGTAAGAGAGTTGTTCGCACTCAGTCCGCTAGTGCTTCACGAGAGGGTGGAGATGAGAATGTGCCGCCACCGGTTCCACCGATTGATCAGGATGCCCTTAGGCAGATGGTGCAGGATGCTGCCAGACAGGCTGCACATGAGGCAGTTCAGCAAGCTGTCCAGGAGGCTGCTAGAGTAGCTGCACAGGAAGTGGTTAGGCAGATGGCTGAGGCTCAGCAGGTTCCGCCAGTTCAGGTTCAGGGGCAGCAGCAGCCCCCTATTCAGCAGGTTCCTGAGGTTGATGAGACGCTTATGCAGGTGATGAAACAGATGAAAACTGTGGATTTGGAGACTTTTGGGGGAACAGTAGACCCTTTTCAGGCTTATAATTGGAAGCATAGATTAGCTACGTGTCTGCAGACTATCAATTGTCCGTTGCGCCTTTGCCTTAATATCGCAGAGTTGTATCTGCGTGGGGATGCATTAGTATGGTGGGATGGAGTGCAATCGATGCGTGATGGCGATATGACTTATGAGGATTTCCTCATTGCGTTCGACAAGAAGTATTTTCCTAGAGAAGCATTGCACCAGAAGAAGAATGCTTTTGAGCATCTGAGGCAGGGTACTAGGAGTGTCAGAGAGTATGAGCGGGAGTTTTGCCAACTCCGCTTGTTTGCTGGTAATAATTTTGATGCGGAGGACTTGATCAGGAGATTCTTAGATGGGATGCGAGTTGATCTTCGCGGCAGGTGCAGTATGGTTACTTACACAAGCTTGGAGGATCTGGTAGAGAAGGCTGTTGTGCAGGAGGCATGTATTGCAGAGGAGCAGAAGTACTCTAAGGCCCAACCTAAGACTGAAAGAACTTCAGGGTCACCGAACATGGCAGGGGATCAGTCAGGAACACCCAGTTGTGAGCGCTGCCATCGCTACCATTTTGGAGATTGCGTCATGTGTTTTGCATGTGGGCGGTTAGGCCATGTGGCCAAGTATTGTCGATTTACAAAAGTGGATGGTACTGGTACCGGACAGGTTACAGCACCAACGACACTAGCAGCGGCTTCAAAGAAGTGTTATGGATGTGGCCAGCCTGGTCACATTTTCCGGGATTGCCCGGGGGGGGGACGTGTAGAGAATCCATTACCAGCTAAGCGCCAGGCTATCGCACCACGAGTATTTGCTGCAAGAGGCAACGAGAGAGTTGAGCCGGCTGATG ttgtgcTTAAGATCAGTAGCGGCTGA
- the LOC106405425 gene encoding hypersensitive-induced response protein 1 isoform X1 produces the protein MGNLFCCIQVDQSTVAIKETFGKFEDVLEPGCHFLPWCLGQQVAGHLSLRLQQLDVRCETKTKVSTFFLSLGRVLMGLGLVLILFRVFVLLQDNVFVNVVASIQYRALANKANDAFYKLSNTRSQIQAYVFDVIRASVPKLLLDDVFEQKNEIAKAVEEELEKAMSAYGFEIVQTLIVDIEPDEHVKRAMNEINAAARMRVAANEKAEAEKILQIKRAEGEAEAKYLSGLGIARQRQAIVDGLRDSVLGFSVNVPGTTAKDVMDMVLVTQYFDTMKEIGASSKSSAVFIPHGPGAVRDVATQIRDGLLQGSFAEQS, from the exons ATGGGTAATTTATTCTGCTGTATCCAAGTCGACCAATCAACAGTAGCCATCAAAGAAACGTTTGGGAAGTTTGAAGATGTTCTTGAGCCTGGTTGTCACTTTCTTCCATGGTGCCTTGGTCAGCAAGTTGCTGGTCACCTCTCTCTAAGGCTTCAGCAGTTAGATGTTCGTTGCGAGACTAAGACAAAggtttcaactttttttttatctcttggCAGAGTCTTGATGGGTTTAGGTTTAGTACTAATCTTGTTTCGTGTGTTTGTGTTGTTGCAGGATAATGTGTTTGTTAATGTTGTTGCGTCTATTCAGTACCGTGCCTTGGCTAACAAGGCTAATGATGCGTTTTACAAGCTTAGTAACACTAGGAGTCAGATCCAAGCTTATGTCTTTGATG tgATCAGAGCAAGTGTCCCCAAGCTGCTTCTTGATGATGTCTTTGAGCAGAAGAATGAAATTGCCAAAGCTGTTGAAGAGGAGCTCGAGAAGGCAATGTCTGCTTACGGTTTTGAGATTGTGCAAACTCTCATTGTTGATATTGAGCCTGATGAACATGTCAAACGAGCCATGAACGAAATCAACGCTG CTGCAAGGATGAGAGTGGCTGCAAACGAAAAGGCAGAAGCTGAGAAAATCCTGCAGATTAAGAGAGCTGAAGGTGAAGCTGAGGCCAAGTATCTATCTGGTCTAGGTATAGCTCGTCAGAGGCAAGCTATTGTTGACGGTTTACGCGACAGTGTCTTGGGATTCTCTGTGAATGTGCCTGGGACAACTGCTAAAGATGTGATGGACATGGTGCTTGTTACGCAGTACTTTGACACGATGAAGGAGATTGGTGCCAGTTCCAAATCTTCCGCTGTGTTCATACCTCACGGACCAGGAGCGGTTCGTGATGTGGCTACTCAGATCAGAGATGGGCTCCTTCAAGGGTCCTTTGCTGAGCAGTCTTGA
- the LOC106405425 gene encoding hypersensitive-induced response protein 1 isoform X2, whose amino-acid sequence MGNLFCCIQVDQSTVAIKETFGKFEDVLEPGCHFLPWCLGQQVAGHLSLRLQQLDVRCETKTKDNVFVNVVASIQYRALANKANDAFYKLSNTRSQIQAYVFDVIRASVPKLLLDDVFEQKNEIAKAVEEELEKAMSAYGFEIVQTLIVDIEPDEHVKRAMNEINAAARMRVAANEKAEAEKILQIKRAEGEAEAKYLSGLGIARQRQAIVDGLRDSVLGFSVNVPGTTAKDVMDMVLVTQYFDTMKEIGASSKSSAVFIPHGPGAVRDVATQIRDGLLQGSFAEQS is encoded by the exons ATGGGTAATTTATTCTGCTGTATCCAAGTCGACCAATCAACAGTAGCCATCAAAGAAACGTTTGGGAAGTTTGAAGATGTTCTTGAGCCTGGTTGTCACTTTCTTCCATGGTGCCTTGGTCAGCAAGTTGCTGGTCACCTCTCTCTAAGGCTTCAGCAGTTAGATGTTCGTTGCGAGACTAAGACAAAg GATAATGTGTTTGTTAATGTTGTTGCGTCTATTCAGTACCGTGCCTTGGCTAACAAGGCTAATGATGCGTTTTACAAGCTTAGTAACACTAGGAGTCAGATCCAAGCTTATGTCTTTGATG tgATCAGAGCAAGTGTCCCCAAGCTGCTTCTTGATGATGTCTTTGAGCAGAAGAATGAAATTGCCAAAGCTGTTGAAGAGGAGCTCGAGAAGGCAATGTCTGCTTACGGTTTTGAGATTGTGCAAACTCTCATTGTTGATATTGAGCCTGATGAACATGTCAAACGAGCCATGAACGAAATCAACGCTG CTGCAAGGATGAGAGTGGCTGCAAACGAAAAGGCAGAAGCTGAGAAAATCCTGCAGATTAAGAGAGCTGAAGGTGAAGCTGAGGCCAAGTATCTATCTGGTCTAGGTATAGCTCGTCAGAGGCAAGCTATTGTTGACGGTTTACGCGACAGTGTCTTGGGATTCTCTGTGAATGTGCCTGGGACAACTGCTAAAGATGTGATGGACATGGTGCTTGTTACGCAGTACTTTGACACGATGAAGGAGATTGGTGCCAGTTCCAAATCTTCCGCTGTGTTCATACCTCACGGACCAGGAGCGGTTCGTGATGTGGCTACTCAGATCAGAGATGGGCTCCTTCAAGGGTCCTTTGCTGAGCAGTCTTGA